In the Nerophis ophidion isolate RoL-2023_Sa linkage group LG01, RoL_Noph_v1.0, whole genome shotgun sequence genome, one interval contains:
- the LOC133554143 gene encoding tumor necrosis factor-like produces the protein MEDNTSLHNTSFKSRRKTLPRDQRLRCALVLLAVFLLSSAGVLLVALAMRRAGPTSLDTQSAKHAGRCSPDHRRQQQKDEDKNPSALLTVAEGNTTDGQYLRWGTEHHNAHLHGGFSYSDGSLVVPRTGLYRVYLQVTYWIPDDFKYDTCPLLLENIVYIFRTSYEEDMPLLSTKHTLGCSTKNRYETVYTAASFELDAQSKLRVTSTLEHLISVDATSVFFGAEFLP, from the exons ATGGAGGACAACACGTCGCTACATAACACCTCTTTTAAGTCCCGGCGCAAAACTCTACCAAGAGACCAACGACTACGCTGCGCTCTGGTCCTCCTGGCCGTGTTCCTGCTGAGCTCAGCAGGGGTTCTATTGGTGGCCCTTGCTATGAGGCGGGCCGGCCCCACGTCACTTGACACCCAG TCTGCAAAGCATGCTGGGAGATGTTCACCAG ACCACAGAAGACAACAGCAGAAGGATGAAGACAAGAATCCAAGTGCCTTGCTCACAG TTGCGGAAGGCAATACAACAGACGGCCAATATCTGCGGTGGGGGACTGAGCACCACAACGCTCACCTTCACGGAGGGTTCTCCTATTCCGACGGCAGCCTGGTGGTGCCCAGGACCGGACTCTACAGGGTCTACCTGCAGGTCACCTACTGGATCCCGGATGACTTCAAATACGACACTTGCCCTTTGCTCCTGGAAAACATTGTGTACATTTTCAGGACCAGCTATGAAGAGGACATGCCTCTGCTGTCAACCAAGCACACATTAGGCTGCAGCACCAAGAATCGGTATGAAACCGTTTACACCGCGGCGTCGTTTGAATTGGACGCTCAGAGCAAGCTGAGGGTGACGTCAACACTGGAACATCTCATCTCTGTCGACGCTACTTCCGTCTTCTTCGGGGCGGAATTTCTCCCTTAG